In the genome of candidate division WOR-3 bacterium, the window GATTAGCATTTAATAAACTAAAAAAAAGACCACCAGGTATATGGCGATATCGTGAAATTATTCCATTAAAAGAAGATAAAAATATTATAAGTTTTAATGAAGGATTTACACCGCTCATTGAAATCCCGATAGGAAAAAATGAAGTCCTGTTTAAGATGGACTTCTTGTTTCCAACCGGTTCTTTCAAGGACCGCGGGGCATCAGTCCTGGTGAGTAAAATCAAAGAATTGGGTATAAAAAAAGTCCTGATTGATTCTTCAGGTAATGCCGGAAGTGCGGTAAGCGCATATTGTGCAAAAGCCGGAATTGAATGTCTGGTTCTTGTGCCCGAAAATACAAGCGAAGAAAAATTAAACCAGATAAAGGCGTATGGTGCGAAGTTGTATATTGTCCAGGGCGACAGAGATGAAACCGCACGGGTTGCCCTGAAACTTGCGGAGAAGATATATTATGCCAGCCATTATTATAACCCATATTTTGTCCATGGTACAAAGACTTTTGCCTATGAGGTTGTGGAGCAATTAAACTGGCAGGCGCCGGATGCGGTCGTCTTGCCCATTGGTAACGGCACACTCCTATTAGGTGCCTATATCGGATTTAAAGAACTACG includes:
- the thrC gene encoding threonine synthase, whose protein sequence is MIYLLCQTCGKKFPDNEPLWQCTCGGIIDIKINSRLAFNKLKKRPPGIWRYREIIPLKEDKNIISFNEGFTPLIEIPIGKNEVLFKMDFLFPTGSFKDRGASVLVSKIKELGIKKVLIDSSGNAGSAVSAYCAKAGIECLVLVPENTSEEKLNQIKAYGAKLYIVQGDRDETARVALKLAEKIYYASHYYNPYFVHGTKTFAYEVVEQLNWQAPDAVVLPIGNGTLLLGAYIGFKELRKQKIIKKMPRLIGIQTQNCAPIYWMFKNKTNRIPELTIKPTIAEGISVGRPPRAAQIISAIKESKGIILTVSEKEIKQAINEIYKCGIYIEPTSATTVAGVKKYLKIAKKKELIVSTFTGTGLKSHKL